In the genome of Psychrilyobacter piezotolerans, the window TCATAGGGTTGGGGACAGATGAAAAATATATAGCATCAGATGTACCGGCAATCCTGGAATATACCGACAGAGTAATCTTTTTAGAAGATGGTGATGTAGCGCTATTAAAAAAAGATGAAATAAAGATATGGGATTTGGAAAGAAATGAAAAAACAACAGAGGAAACAAAGATAGAGTGGTCGTTAGAAGCAGCTGAAAAGGGCGGATATGAGCACTTCACCCTGAAAGAGATCCACGAGCAGCCAGCGGTAATTTCAGAAACTTTGAAGGGGAAAATAAAGGGTGATAGTGCCATCATAGATGAGATCACATTGACAGAGGAAGAATTAAAGAATATAACCAAGATTCATATGGTAGCCTGCGGAACATCTTATCATGCAGCTCTGGTAGGGAAATATATGATAGAGCAGGAGTTAAGAATACCAGTGGAAGTGGAGGTAGCATCTGAATTTAGATATAAAAATCCGATAATTGCAAAGACAGACCTGGTGATATTAATATCTCAATCAGGAGAAACGGCAGATACACTGGCGGGGCTGAGAGAGGCTAAAAAAAGTGGAGCCAAGGCAATTGGAATAATAAATGTAATGGGAAGTACTATATCCAGGGAAGCGGATGGAACAGTGTATACCAATGCAGGTTTAGAGATAGGAGTGGCTTCTACTAAGGCATTTGTATCACAACTGGTAGCACTGTATATTCTGACTTTATATCTAGGTGAGAAGAAAGATATATTAGGTGTAGAAAGAAGAAGATATATAATTGAAAATTTAAGAAAATTACCGAATATTGTAGATAAAATATTAGAGATAGAAGATGATATAAAGGAAAAAGCATCAATATTAGATGGTGTGGTATCCAGTATATTCATAGGCAGAAATATAAATACTGCAATAGCTTATGAGGGAGCTTTGAAGTTGAAGGAAATCTCGTATATCCATGCAGAGGGTTACCAGTCAG includes:
- the glmS gene encoding glutamine--fructose-6-phosphate transaminase (isomerizing); this encodes MCGIVGYIGNKETKEVLYSGLSKLEYRGYDSAGISILSDDGLMKTFKSVGKLANLGGIIKDSEILGHVGIGHTRWATHGVPSTRNSHPHNSQDNKLSLVHNGIIENYAELREGLKNKGYKFLSDTDTEVIVHLLADNYTGDLVESVFKILPILDGAYAIGVISSEEPDVLVTARKGSPLVIGLGTDEKYIASDVPAILEYTDRVIFLEDGDVALLKKDEIKIWDLERNEKTTEETKIEWSLEAAEKGGYEHFTLKEIHEQPAVISETLKGKIKGDSAIIDEITLTEEELKNITKIHMVACGTSYHAALVGKYMIEQELRIPVEVEVASEFRYKNPIIAKTDLVILISQSGETADTLAGLREAKKSGAKAIGIINVMGSTISREADGTVYTNAGLEIGVASTKAFVSQLVALYILTLYLGEKKDILGVERRRYIIENLRKLPNIVDKILEIEDDIKEKASILDGVVSSIFIGRNINTAIAYEGALKLKEISYIHAEGYQSGELKHGPIALINEECPLIAIATKSDTYDKVKSNIEEVRARGGKVLTVATVGDVEIAEISDEVIYIPEIDELFSPVINVIPLQILSYYAAVNRGVDVDKPRNLAKSVTVE